A DNA window from Blastocatellia bacterium contains the following coding sequences:
- a CDS encoding molybdopterin-binding protein, producing the protein MSSRRRHIQLTPLVEAQRLFFDAVEELGFFATQEELIPVRQALGRVTSRPHRAARAVPHYRSAAMDGIAVCAEQTRAASQSSPLTLRAPKDFAWVNTGDPISEPFDAVIMVEQVTELEAGVVQISQPAVAGKNVRAVGEDFQDEETIVPAHYRITPEAIAALLSGAVYSVWVKRRPRALYIPTGSELAPPEEELQPGQIAETNSSIVTGYLTCWGAEVDVGARVSNDQAELKSALLEAVARFDLVLVGGGTSMGRDDLTPTVVADVGRVIVHGVAYHPGHPLLLGCIGHKPVIGLPGYPVAVWISLRLFLKPMLERYWGLPSEPAVYVEGRLAEPIKSAGGAVQFIRVRLEPDGDGWRVFKLPGGASRLSSVLRAHGLLEIPADVESLPAGASVQVLLLRPPA; encoded by the coding sequence GTGAGCAGTCGCCGACGTCACATCCAGTTGACGCCGCTCGTTGAAGCGCAGCGACTCTTTTTTGACGCGGTGGAGGAGCTTGGCTTTTTCGCCACTCAGGAAGAATTGATCCCGGTGCGCCAAGCGTTGGGGCGCGTCACCAGTCGCCCGCATCGCGCCGCGAGAGCGGTTCCACACTATCGGAGCGCGGCGATGGATGGCATCGCTGTTTGCGCTGAGCAAACGCGCGCGGCGAGTCAATCGTCACCCCTGACGCTACGGGCGCCAAAGGATTTTGCTTGGGTCAACACGGGCGATCCGATCAGCGAACCATTCGATGCCGTCATCATGGTCGAACAGGTCACCGAGCTGGAAGCCGGCGTCGTTCAAATCTCTCAACCGGCGGTGGCCGGCAAAAACGTGCGCGCTGTCGGCGAAGATTTTCAGGATGAGGAAACGATTGTGCCGGCTCATTACCGGATCACACCGGAAGCCATCGCGGCGTTGCTCAGCGGCGCGGTTTATTCAGTTTGGGTCAAACGACGACCGCGCGCGCTCTATATCCCGACCGGTTCAGAGTTAGCGCCTCCAGAAGAAGAGTTGCAACCAGGCCAAATTGCTGAGACCAATTCAAGCATCGTGACGGGGTATCTCACGTGCTGGGGCGCTGAAGTGGACGTTGGCGCGCGCGTCTCTAACGATCAGGCTGAATTGAAATCGGCGCTGCTGGAGGCCGTCGCGCGATTCGATCTGGTGCTTGTCGGCGGCGGCACTTCAATGGGACGCGATGATTTGACGCCAACGGTGGTCGCTGATGTAGGGCGTGTCATTGTACATGGTGTGGCGTATCATCCGGGTCATCCGCTGCTGCTTGGATGTATCGGCCACAAGCCGGTCATCGGACTGCCGGGCTATCCGGTGGCTGTTTGGATTAGTCTTCGTCTGTTTCTCAAGCCAATGCTGGAACGTTACTGGGGCTTGCCGTCAGAACCGGCAGTCTATGTTGAAGGTCGCTTGGCCGAACCGATCAAATCGGCTGGCGGAGCTGTTCAATTCATTCGCGTTCGCTTGGAGCCAGATGGTGATGGCTGGCGCGTCTTCAAGTTGCCCGGCGGCGCCAGTCGCCTCTCGTCGGTGCTCCGGGCGCACGGCCTGTTGGAAATTCCGGCGGACGTGGAAAGCTTGCCGGCGGGCGCGTCCGTGCAGGTCCTCCTGCTGCGGCCACCGGCTTGA
- the asd gene encoding aspartate-semialdehyde dehydrogenase, whose translation MTRKLKVGILAATGTVGQRFVQLLENHPWFEVSELAASDRSVGQPYERACAWKLPQPMPECVKGLIVKPPEPNLECDFVLSSLPTDVAGPIEQAFAQAGYPVISNASAHRMDADVPLLIPEVNAEHLDIIAEQRRRRGYTRGFIVTNPNCTTIGLVMALAPLHRRFGVQAVMMTSMQALSGAGYPGVASLDIIDNIVPYIHHEEEKVEAETRKLLGRLEQNAFIDAPIRVSAQCNRVNVSDGHLETVSVKLNRPADEAEVIEAFRSFTSPLAQWALPSAPSAPIILRQENDRPQPRLDRDAGNGMATVVGRVRKCPVLDYKFLVLSHNTIRGAAGAAILNAELLKAKGYL comes from the coding sequence ATGACACGGAAGTTGAAAGTTGGCATTTTGGCAGCAACCGGCACAGTCGGTCAGCGATTTGTGCAATTGTTGGAAAATCACCCCTGGTTTGAGGTGAGCGAGCTCGCAGCGTCAGACCGCTCGGTCGGTCAGCCCTATGAGCGCGCGTGCGCGTGGAAGCTGCCTCAGCCGATGCCCGAATGCGTGAAGGGATTGATCGTCAAGCCGCCTGAGCCGAATCTGGAGTGTGACTTTGTTCTTTCCAGTTTGCCGACAGACGTGGCCGGACCGATTGAACAAGCGTTTGCACAGGCCGGCTATCCGGTCATCAGCAATGCAAGCGCTCATCGAATGGATGCCGATGTGCCGTTGTTAATCCCTGAAGTTAATGCTGAGCACCTCGACATCATTGCCGAGCAGCGACGGCGTCGCGGGTACACGCGCGGGTTCATCGTCACGAATCCAAACTGCACGACGATCGGGTTGGTGATGGCGCTGGCGCCGCTGCATCGCCGGTTCGGCGTGCAAGCCGTCATGATGACGTCCATGCAAGCGCTTTCGGGCGCCGGTTATCCAGGCGTCGCTTCGCTCGACATCATTGATAACATCGTCCCATACATCCATCACGAAGAAGAAAAAGTCGAAGCCGAGACGCGAAAGCTGCTCGGCCGCCTTGAGCAGAACGCCTTCATTGACGCGCCGATTCGCGTCAGCGCCCAGTGCAATCGCGTCAACGTGAGCGATGGTCATCTGGAGACAGTCTCCGTCAAGTTGAACCGACCGGCTGATGAGGCCGAAGTGATCGAAGCGTTTCGTTCATTCACGTCGCCGCTGGCCCAGTGGGCGTTACCCAGCGCCCCGTCCGCTCCCATCATTCTGCGGCAGGAGAATGATCGTCCGCAGCCCCGCCTCGATCGCGACGCCGGCAACGGGATGGCAACGGTTGTCGGTCGGGTCAGAAAGTGTCCGGTCCTGGATTATAAGTTTTTGGTTCTGAGCCATAACACGATCCGGGGGGCAGCCGGCGCGGCCATCCTCAACGCTGAATTGCTCAAAGCAAAAGGCTATTTGTGA
- a CDS encoding aspartate kinase has product MEIIVQKYGGTSVSTPEKIKRVAERILSVEGSGAAVVAVVSAMGHTTDQLIEMARQISHNPPRREMDMLLSTGEQVSISLLSMAIHELGGRAISMTGSQSGIITDSRHSEAKIREIKTQRILKPLREGRVVIVAGFQGVSRGSQITTLGRGGSDTTAAALAAALKAKSCEIYTDVDGVFTADPNIVPTAVKLDYISYEEMLELAVSGAQVLHPRAVEIATKFRFPLKVKPAHTFGSGTTVMEGEMLEQVVVTGVTADKDMAKIAIQKVPDRPGVAAKLFGALAREGISVHLIIQSIGEGNVTDVTIVLKREYMKPAVSVLERVSQQLKAQGVIYQADMAEVSIVGSGMVHAPGVAAKMFRALAEKNINIDLISTSHIRISVVIQKHHVNEAVKAIHQAFKLDTLTRRRR; this is encoded by the coding sequence ATGGAGATCATTGTGCAAAAATACGGCGGCACATCCGTGAGCACGCCGGAGAAGATCAAACGCGTTGCCGAACGGATTCTGTCGGTCGAAGGCTCAGGGGCTGCCGTCGTCGCGGTCGTTTCGGCGATGGGCCACACTACCGATCAATTGATCGAGATGGCTCGACAGATTTCCCATAACCCGCCACGTCGAGAGATGGATATGCTGCTATCAACGGGCGAGCAGGTCTCAATCTCGCTGCTTTCGATGGCCATACATGAACTTGGCGGTCGAGCGATCTCGATGACTGGCTCGCAAAGCGGCATCATCACCGATAGTCGGCACAGCGAGGCAAAGATTCGTGAGATCAAGACGCAGCGCATTCTGAAACCGTTGCGCGAAGGGCGCGTGGTGATCGTCGCCGGTTTTCAGGGCGTCAGTCGAGGCAGCCAGATTACGACGCTCGGACGTGGCGGCTCGGATACAACAGCGGCGGCGTTGGCCGCAGCGCTCAAAGCCAAGAGCTGCGAAATCTACACCGACGTGGACGGCGTGTTCACCGCGGATCCGAATATCGTGCCAACGGCTGTCAAATTGGATTACATCTCCTATGAAGAGATGCTGGAACTGGCCGTCTCAGGCGCGCAAGTGCTTCATCCGCGCGCCGTGGAAATCGCCACCAAATTCCGCTTCCCATTGAAAGTCAAACCAGCCCACACATTCGGCAGCGGCACAACTGTGATGGAGGGAGAGATGCTTGAACAAGTGGTTGTCACCGGCGTCACCGCCGACAAAGACATGGCCAAGATTGCTATTCAAAAAGTACCGGACCGGCCAGGCGTGGCCGCCAAGCTCTTTGGCGCGCTGGCACGTGAAGGCATCAGCGTTCATTTGATTATCCAAAGCATCGGTGAAGGCAACGTCACCGATGTCACCATTGTGTTAAAGCGCGAGTATATGAAACCTGCTGTCAGCGTGCTCGAACGGGTCAGCCAGCAACTCAAAGCGCAAGGTGTCATCTACCAGGCCGACATGGCCGAAGTCTCCATTGTCGGTTCAGGCATGGTGCATGCGCCGGGCGTGGCCGCCAAGATGTTTCGCGCCTTGGCCGAGAAGAATATCAACATTGATCTGATCAGCACCTCGCACATTCGCATCTCGGTGGTCATCCAGAAGCATCACGTCAACGAAGCCGTCAAGGCAATTCATCAGGCCTTCAAGCTTGATACTCTCACGAGGCGAAGACGATGA
- the thrB gene encoding homoserine kinase: MKLSVPATTANLGPGFDVFGLALKLYLTVVVKESPGAPQLIYRGRDATSVPTDETNLLCRAIQHVAERHRVRLPDLTLDVHNEIPIGRGLGSSGAAVVAGVLIANTVGQLALSRHQLLDYALQIEPHPDNITAAMFGGLVACCVTEQGESLHTKIPISPRIKAVIVVPDFALATTQARSVLPPQYSRADAVFNLQRVALLAATLGTAEPTLIAEAMQDRLHQPYRQALIPGLEESLQLRGVPGLLGVSLSGAGPSLLALAEQNFGAIGELLQSNFRRHGIESEVLILDIEERGACFIEP, encoded by the coding sequence ATGAAACTCAGCGTTCCAGCTACGACCGCGAATTTAGGGCCTGGCTTTGATGTGTTTGGCCTAGCACTGAAGCTCTATTTGACCGTGGTCGTCAAAGAGAGTCCGGGCGCGCCTCAATTGATCTATCGCGGGCGAGACGCCACGAGCGTTCCTACCGATGAAACCAACTTGCTCTGTCGCGCCATCCAGCATGTAGCTGAGCGCCACCGTGTCCGATTGCCCGATTTGACGCTGGACGTTCACAATGAGATTCCTATTGGACGGGGATTGGGCAGCAGCGGCGCTGCCGTTGTGGCCGGCGTCTTAATTGCTAACACAGTGGGCCAACTTGCGTTGTCGCGCCACCAATTGCTCGATTACGCCCTGCAAATTGAGCCGCATCCGGACAATATCACAGCGGCGATGTTCGGCGGACTTGTCGCTTGCTGTGTGACTGAACAAGGAGAGAGTCTTCATACGAAAATTCCTATTTCGCCCAGGATCAAAGCCGTCATCGTGGTTCCCGATTTCGCGTTAGCCACAACCCAAGCGCGGTCGGTGTTGCCGCCGCAGTATTCCCGCGCCGATGCGGTATTCAACTTGCAACGTGTCGCTTTGCTGGCAGCCACGTTAGGCACAGCCGAGCCAACGCTGATCGCGGAAGCCATGCAGGACCGGCTCCATCAACCATATCGGCAGGCGCTGATTCCGGGATTGGAAGAGAGTTTGCAGTTGCGAGGCGTGCCCGGCCTGCTCGGTGTCAGTTTGAGCGGCGCCGGACCAAGCCTGCTGGCTTTGGCCGAGCAAAACTTCGGAGCTATTGGCGAACTGCTACAATCCAACTTCAGGCGTCATGGTATCGAGTCTGAGGTCTTGATCCTCGACATCGAAGAACGCGGCGCATGCTTTATCGAACCATGA
- the thrC gene encoding threonine synthase, whose product MTWKGVIDEYREFLPLADGVRAITLLEGNTPLIRSRHIAAWLGLKADVYFKYEGTNPTASFKDRGMTVAVSQAAWEGARTVICASTGNTAASAAAYAARAGMTCVIVLPKGGYALGKLSQALMHGARVVAIEGNFDDALEAVRAIAKTCRVALVNSVNPFRLEGQKTAAFEICRQLDGRPPDYLLLPVGNAGNITAYWKGFSEYHQRGLIKQRPRMLGFQASGAAPIVRGHPVAHPKTVASAIRIGNPASWQHALAARDQSGGLISTVSDREILRAYKLLAQGEGLLAEPASAASVAGLIKLAKAGYFTPRATIVCVLTGHGLKDQDTALAMAKQKVITAKPDVTSVARAAGLEQ is encoded by the coding sequence ATGACGTGGAAGGGAGTTATTGACGAATACCGCGAATTTTTGCCGCTGGCAGATGGGGTCAGAGCGATCACGCTGCTGGAAGGCAACACGCCGTTGATTCGCTCACGGCATATCGCAGCGTGGCTTGGGCTGAAGGCTGACGTTTACTTCAAGTATGAAGGCACGAACCCGACGGCGTCGTTCAAAGACCGTGGCATGACAGTCGCCGTCTCACAAGCGGCGTGGGAGGGCGCTCGCACAGTGATCTGCGCTTCCACCGGCAACACGGCGGCGTCGGCGGCTGCCTATGCGGCGCGAGCAGGGATGACGTGCGTGATCGTTCTGCCGAAGGGTGGTTATGCGCTCGGCAAACTGTCGCAAGCGCTGATGCACGGCGCGCGCGTCGTCGCCATTGAAGGCAATTTCGATGATGCGCTGGAAGCTGTGCGAGCGATAGCAAAAACCTGTCGGGTCGCCCTCGTCAACTCGGTCAACCCATTTCGGCTGGAAGGTCAGAAAACGGCCGCGTTTGAAATTTGTCGGCAACTTGACGGCCGGCCGCCGGATTATCTGCTCCTGCCTGTGGGCAATGCCGGCAACATCACAGCCTACTGGAAAGGGTTCAGCGAATATCACCAGCGCGGCCTGATCAAGCAGCGGCCCCGCATGCTCGGTTTTCAAGCTAGCGGCGCGGCGCCCATTGTGCGTGGACATCCGGTGGCGCATCCCAAAACAGTGGCCAGCGCCATTCGCATTGGGAATCCGGCCAGTTGGCAACATGCGCTGGCCGCCAGAGATCAATCAGGCGGCTTGATCTCGACAGTGAGCGACCGCGAGATTTTGCGCGCGTATAAGCTGCTTGCGCAGGGCGAAGGGCTACTGGCCGAGCCAGCCTCGGCGGCATCGGTGGCCGGGCTGATCAAACTGGCCAAAGCCGGCTACTTCACGCCTCGCGCGACAATTGTCTGCGTGTTGACAGGACATGGATTAAAAGATCAAGATACGGCGCTGGCCATGGCCAAGCAGAAAGTGATTACCGCCAAGCCCGACGTCACGTCGGTGGCTCGCGCCGCGGGATTAGAGCAGTGA